One Lepidochelys kempii isolate rLepKem1 chromosome 12, rLepKem1.hap2, whole genome shotgun sequence genomic region harbors:
- the LOC140896524 gene encoding ferritin heavy chain A, translated as MESQVRQNFHPECEAAVNRMVNLELYAGYVYLSLSYYFDRDDVALKHVAQFLKEQSHEEREHAEKFLKYQNKRGGCIVLQDIKKPERDEWGNSLEALQCALQLEKTLNQALLDLHKLAMERNDPHLCDFLESDYLEEQVKAIKQLGDHVTNLKRLGAPQNGMGEYLFDKHTLGESS; from the exons ATGGAGTCCCAGGTGCGCCAGAACTTCCATCCTGAATGTGAAGCTGCTGTCAACCGCATGGTAAACCTGGAGCTGTATGCTGGCTACGTTTACTTGTCCCTG TCCTACTACTTTGACCGTGATGATGTGGCCCTGAAGCATGTGGCCCAGTTCCTGAAGGAGCAGTCCCATGAGGAGCGGGAGCATGCAGAGAAGTTCCTGAAATACCAGAACAAGCGAGGGGGCTGCATTGTCCTACAGGACATCAAG AAGCCAGAGCGGGATGAGTGGGGGAACAGCCTGGAGGCCTTGCAGTGCGCCCTGCAGCTGGAGAAGACTCTGAACCAGGCACTACTGGACCTGCACAAGCTGGCTATGGAGAGGAATGACCCCCAT TTATGTGACTTCTTGGAGTCTGACTACCTGGAGGAGCAGGTGAAGGCCATCAAGCAGCTGGGAGACCATGTCACCAACCTGAAGCGCCTGGGAGCACCCCAGAATGGCATGGGAGAGTACCTGTTTGACAAGCACACCCTGGGGGAGAGCAGCTGA